A window from Hemicordylus capensis ecotype Gifberg chromosome 2, rHemCap1.1.pri, whole genome shotgun sequence encodes these proteins:
- the SLC16A3 gene encoding monocarboxylate transporter 4 isoform X2, with translation MGGVAMDDGPSGVKAPDGGWGWAVLFGCFVITGFSYAFPKAMSVFFKELIREFHIGYSDTAWISSILLAMLYGTGPLCSMCVNRFGCRPVMLVGGLFASAGMIIASFCTNIIQIYLTVGVITGLGLALNFQPSLIMLNRYFDKRRPLANGLAAAGSPVFLCALSPLGQILQHEYGWRGGFLILGGLLLNCCVCGALMRPLKPPKKLEVSKEALEKQPHKKLLDFSVFRDRGFLIYTIAASIMVLGLFVPPVFVVSYAKDLHYEDTKSAFLLTILGFIDIFARPICGVVAGLEWVRPRCVYLFSFAMFFNGFTDLMGSMSYNYGGLVVFCIFFGISYGMVGALQFEVLMAIVGTQKFSSAIGLVLLAEAMAVLIGPPSAENLLPTPIWKWAETIIVHQRSAFSCEKELKGKLPV, from the exons ATGGGAGGTGTGGCGATGGATGATGGCCCGTCTGGAGTCAAAGCCCCAGATGGCGGCTGGGGCTGGGCCGTTCTCTTTGGGTGCTTTGTCATCACTGGATTTTCCTATGCCTTCCCAAAGGCCATGAGCGTCTTCTTTAAGGAACTTATCCGGGAATTTCACATTGGATATAGTGACACAGCATGGATCTCCTCTATTCTGTTGGCTATGCTTTATGGAACAG GTCCCTTGTGTAGTATGTGTGTCAATCGCTTTGGTTGCCGCCCTGTTATGCTGGTGGGAGGCCTCTTCGCTTCAGCGGGGATGATCATTGCTTCCTTCTGCACTAACATCATTCAGATCTATCTGACTGTTGGTGTCATTACTG GTTTGGGTCTGGCACTCAACTTTCAGCCGTCACTCATCATGCTAAATCGCTACTTCGACAAACGTCGGCCTTTGGCCAATGGGCTGGCTGCAGCTGGAAGCCCTGTATTTCTTTGTGCTCTTTCGCCCTTGGGGCAGATACTGCAACATGAATATGGATGGCGAGGGGGATTTCTCATCTTGGGTGGATTGCTTTTGAACTGCTGTGTTTGTGGAGCTCTGATGAGACCTTTGAAGCCTCCTAAAAAACTTGAAGTGTCCAAAGAGGCTCTTGAGAAACAACCCCATAAAAAGCTACTGGATTTCAGTGTCTTCAGAGATCGTGGCTTCCTAATCTATACAATTGCTGCATCCATCATGGTGCTGGGCTTATTTGTGCCCCCCGTCTTTGTGGTGAGCTATGCTAAGGATCTGCATTATGAGGATACCAAATCCGCTTTCCTTCTGACTATTCTCGGATTCATCGATATCTTTGCTCGGCCTATTTGTGGAGTAGTGGCTGGCTTGGAGTGGGTTAGGCCCCGCTGTGTCTACCTCTTTAGTTTTGCAATGTTCTTTAATGGTTTTACTGATCTCATGGGGTCCATGTCCTACAATTATGGTGGCTTAGTGGTCTTCTGCATTTTCTTTGGCATCTCTTATGGAATGGTTGGTGCTCTGCAGTTTGAAGTCCTCATGGCTATTGTTGGTACACAGAAGTTTTCCAGTGCCATTGGCTTAGTTCTTCTGGCTGAAGCAATGGCTGTCCTAATTGGACCACCTTCAGCAG